One stretch of Pieris brassicae chromosome 8, ilPieBrab1.1, whole genome shotgun sequence DNA includes these proteins:
- the LOC123713282 gene encoding membrane-bound alkaline phosphatase-like — MRHNIAIYMGTFTALVLAGFLALATADSYHPDEPGSVRGTVRSDELSASFWQAQAQATVKRRAGTKTGPAARNVILFLGDGMSVPTLAAARTLLGQRRGYTGEEAELSFESFPTSGLSKTYCVNAQVADSACSATAYLCGVKANQGTLGVSASVPRSDCGASLEPTARLQSIAAWALADGRDAGLVTTTRVTHASPAATFARAANRNWENDASVRADGADPQQCPDIATQLITENPGRQFKVILGGGRREFLPRHVVDEEGSNGTRTDGRNLIDEWRSDKIERNVTHSYVWNREQLLSANATMPEYLIGLFESSHLRYNMLTNPTTEPSLAELTEVAIRMLQRNDKGFFLFVEGGRIDHAHHSNYAELALDETIELSAAVSRAAELLDERDSLLVVTADHAHVMSYNGYAARGSNILGTARAADRDGVPYMTLSYTNGPGFRAHVEGKRVDITTEGKYGSMQWRSHVDVPLSSETHGGDDVAVFARGPQHALFSGLYEQNAIPHLMAYAACIGPGEHVCNNANIVIPLSSLLSSLILIIFCR, encoded by the exons ATGAGGCACAACATAGCCATATACATGGGAACGTTCACAGCGTTGGTTCTGGCGGGCTTCCTTGCGCTCGCCACCGCAGATAGCTATCACCCTGACGAGCCAGGGTCAGTGCGAGGTACGGTACGAAGTGACGAGCTCTCTGCATCCTTTTGGCAGGCGCAGGCGCAGGCGACCGTAAAGCGTCGCGCTGGAACCAAGACAGGTCCCGCCGCGCGTAATGTCATCTTATTCCTGGGCGACGGCATGTCCGTGCCTACGCTTGCTGCCGCGCGAACGCTGCTGGGGCAACGTCGCGGGTATACTGGAGAGGAAGCAGAGCTCTCCTTCGAATCCTTCCCGACTTCTGGTTTGAGTAag ACGTACTGTGTAAATGCTCAAGTCGCAGACTCTGCGTGCTCGGCGACGGCATACTTATGCGGTGTGAAAGCAAACCAAGGAACCCTGGGCGTGTCGGCTTCTGTACCGCGTTCGGATTGCGGTGCGTCTCTAGAGCCTACTGCCCGACTACAGTCTATCGCCGCGTGGGCGTTGGCGGATGGCCGCGATGCAGGCCTCGTAACCACCACTCGGGTGACGCATGCGTCGCCAGCCGCTACCTTCGCACGAGCCGCCAACCGCAACTGGGAAAATGATGCCAGTGTGCGTGCTGACGGGGCCGACCCGCAGCAATGTCCCGATATTGCAACGCAACTTATCACTGAAAATCCTGGTCGCCAGTTTAAGGTAATACTAGGAGGAGGACGACGCGAATTTTTACCAAGGCATGTTGTGGATGAAGAGGGATCGAATGGAACTAGGACCGACGGACGCAACTTAATAGACGAATGGCGGTCTGACAAGATTGAACGTAATGTTACACATAGCTACGTTTGGAATCGAGAGCAACTGTTAAGCGCCAATGCAACAATGCCGGAATATCTGATAGGTTTATTCGAGAGCAGCCACTTGCGCTACAACATGCTCACCAATCCGACTACCGAGCCTTCTCTGGCTGAACTGACCGAAGTTGCTATACGAATGCTACAGAGAAACGATAAGGGTTTCTTTCTGTTTGTCGAAGGTGGACGCATAGACCACGCCCATCACAGCAACTACGCGGAACTGGCACTGGATGAGACGATCGAACTCAGTGCAGCGGTGTCGCGTGCGGCTGAGTTATTGGATGAAAGAGACTCGTTGCTCGTGGTAACGGCGGACCACGCTCACGTCATGTCCTACAATGGTTACGCAGCACGTGGAAGCAACATACTGGGCACGGCAAGAGCCGCTGACCGAGACGGCGTGCCGTACATGACACTCTCCTATACCAATGGACCTGGATTTCGAGCTCacgttgaaggaaaacgtgTAGACATCACAACGGAGGGAAAATACG GATCCATGCAGTGGAGGTCTCACGTGGACGTCCCGCTGTCGTCAGAAACGCACGGCGGCGATGACGTTGCAGTTTTCGCGAGGGGACCGCAGCACGCTTTGTTCTCGGGCCTCTACGAACAAAATGCCATTCCGCACCTCATGGCCTACGCGGCTTGCATCGGTCCAGGCGAACATGTCTGCAATAATGCTAATATTGTAATACCTCTAAGTTCTCTACTATCTTCTCTGATactgataatattttgtagatag
- the LOC123712735 gene encoding membrane-bound alkaline phosphatase-like, with the protein MLWKPYDISFILLIIFIVNCCSGDEYHNTKREIFRSQRYLRNEKERNSEYWMNQAQETVKRHATRTEGHPRTSARNIVLFLGDGMSVPTLTAARTLLGQRNGRTGEEAELYFETFPTLGLAKTYCVDAQIADSACTATSYLCGVKTNRGTIGVTGTVERGDCPTSVDPHNHVESIAAWALADGRDAGIVTSARVTHASPAGAYARVAQRDWESDADVRKDGHDSTACPDIAYQLVHQHPGIDFKVILGGGRREFLPNNTVDEEGTFGKRLDGRNLIDEWQIDKMAKNVSNAYLWNRQQLLNIKDQLPEYLLGLFESSHLQYNMERNADTEPTLAELTETAIRSLSRNKNGFFLFVEGGRIDHAHHENQATLALDETIELSAAVARASELLDETDSLLVVTSDHAHVMAFNGYTHRGGDVLGPSDSLGDDGLPYMTLSYTNGPGYRASNAVGRVDVTKDKDFGSTQWLYPASVPLSSETHGGDDVAVFARGPHHAMFSGLYEQNVIPHLMAYAACIGPGKHVCDNS; encoded by the exons ATGTTGTGGAAGCCCTATgacatttcttttattttattgattattttcatAGTAAACTGTTGTTCAG GCGATGAATATCATAATACTAAACGAGAAATATTCCGATCGCAACGCTATTTGCGTAATGAGAAAGAAAGGAACAGCGAATATTGGATGAACCAGGCTCAGGAAACTGTGAAGAGGCATGCGACCCGCACTGAGGGACACCCAAGAACCTCAGCGCGTAACATAGTTTTGTTCTTGGGGGATGGGATGTCAGTGCCAACGCTCACGGCCGCCCGGACGCTTCTAGGTCAGCGCAACGGGCGCACAGGAGAAGAAGCAGAGCTTTATTTTGAAACCTTTCCTACGTTAGGTTTAGCAAAG ACTTATTGTGTGGATGCGCAAATTGCCGACTCGGCATGTACAGCAACATCGTATCTGTGCGGAGTGAAGACAAACCGAGGTACAATTGGCGTGACGGGTACGGTTGAACGTGGCGACTGTCCCACTTCTGTTGACCCCCACAATCACGTGGAATCTATCGCCGCGTGGGCGTTGGCAGACGGTCGAGATGCCGGTATTGTCACTAGTGCACGAGTTACGCACGCATCACCAGCCGGTGCATACGCGCGAGTCGCGCAGCGTGATTGGGAAAGCGATGCGGATGTACGTAAAGACGGTCATGATTCTACTGCATGTCCAGACATAGCGTACCAGCTCGTGCATCAGCATCCAGGAATCGATTTTAAG GTAATTCTGGGTGGCGGAAGACGAGAATTTCTTCCTAATAATACAGTTGACGAAGAAGGAACTTTTGGAAAACGGCTAGATGGTCGAAACCTTATTGATGAATGGCAAATCGATAAAATGGCAAAAAACGTATCAAACGCGTATTTATGGAACAGACAACAGCTACTCAATATCAAAGACCAGTTGCCAGAGTACCTTCTAGGCTTGTTTGAAAGTAGCCATCTACAGTATAATATGGAAAGAAACGCTGACACTGAGCCGACGCTTGCCGAGCTCACTGAGACCGCTATTAGATCGCTCAGCAGAAACAAAAATGGTTTCTTCTTGTTCGTTGAGGGTGGACGAATTGATCACGCTCACCACGAAAACCAAGCGACTCTAGCGTTAGACGAAACGATAGAGCTAAGTGCGGCGGTAGCGCGAGCATCCGAGCTGCTAGATGAGACTGACTCACTGCTAGTGGTGACATCAGACCATGCGCACGTTATGGCCTTCAACGGGTACACGCACCGCGGTGGAGATGTGCTGGGGCCCTCAGATTCACTCGGGGACGATGGACTCCCCTATATGACACTGTCTTATACAAACGGACCCGGCTATCGCGCGTCAAATGCTGTGGGAAGAGTAGATGTAACTAAGGACAAAGATTTTG GTTCAACACAGTGGTTGTATCCCGCAAGTGTCCCGCTATCTTCGGAGACACACGGAGGTGATGATGTTGCAGTATTTGCGAGAGGGCCACATCACGCCATGTTCTCAGGCCTGTACGAGCAGAATGTTATACCTCACCTAATGGCCTATGCGGCTTGCATCGGCCCCGGGAAACATGTCTGCGATAATTCCTAA
- the LOC123712734 gene encoding uncharacterized protein LOC123712734: MADDNTIIEGTVKFRDGKKWKSRWCVMRKLSPVADCVHLLLYRDARALWGGAASKAALSLQRYVGCETGFTLDKHSHTLALLCADFTAVLAFETRERLMQWQVKLGAHLGDPRNYLVLLGSGKPGPARLHLHRRSCALSVGVPPRLLGVWNIAHLRRYGVVDGRFCFEGGSHCGKGEGLHILISDQSADILRDFDLASRGQLSPKRRTSSSKKNDGFESPKSQKAFSMNARVELKTIDRSLPPTDLRLYEDPCCGEEPGTISPYWPFTERHFDDMGLGDTSSVNDMTDGNDPAPWSANGHVMLERCMSCISKLGALSRSSTAALTPGAKHFNPAWTMEEVDESNKNGVPCDREKVLESLANPQDENICRCGVEQIPDRPPKPTKLDLKLTRKPPMPLPVRSFSHAQLSSIQENSSSSIGPYENYDVPKIHSAEVEGEYYDTPKRLKECLNNELFKMTKSSTMNTIVMKKSCGCLLKFGKKPKTPTVVDSDETFPQSSCPCQKVTDWANNWIKLPYCNKNPENPGNLVSFKETVKPTIIDKSALYATIDLSQKTRRKSLQYEYCIPDNIEKFKSLEYNEIDDGPLANYENLNFALSLEHYENAKELFKKAGVTQRELDALSANLNRTGTVRPKERTTKHEIMCTKCGNPQEKENRPKGISHDEYLMMEPNTTDSIQFDQEKPLPSGYTPMSPISGFTFHTLKHPAKNPISRLLDEKSASNPTLCGSEEIRTPAEDGEQVQLRAVRERTDCRKRSSSADSSRFLEDVKEFEGSRGSTSSIETLRDIGAGGTPCECAAKHSDADSSEASKTKGTVIPSGSNRDSSSSNDSGVSSWSLRGDACTAGDFELPVTTAAVRRRYRSARRAHAPPHTAPRRSRSSGGVRNSPLPSHKCCSAEAEVPVLTNKPLRGVAVTDSRSTSSGTSDMSDYIETLSICSSHSSSDTPVTMRVVRHTTSTLRPRSGKEYSPLAAGLRAANQPYRH, from the exons ATGGCGGACGACAATACGATCATCGAAGGCACTGTCAAGTTTCGCGATGGGAAAAAG TGGAAAtcccgctggtgcgtaatgcGGAAACTGTCTCCTGTCGCAG ACTGCGTACACCTGTTGCTGTACCGCGACGCTCGCGCACTGTGGGGTGGCGCGGCCAGCAAAGCGGCCCTGTCGCTGCAGCGTTACGTAGGCTGCGAAACTGGCTTCACCCTCGACAAACATTCCCATACGTTAGCACTGCTCTGTGCCGACTTTACGGCTGTATTGGCCTTCGAGACTCGCGAGCGCCTTATGCAGTGGCAGGTGAAACTGGGGGCGCATTTAGGCGACCCGCGCAACTACCTAGTACTGCTGGGTAGTGGTAAACCGGGGCCTGCTCGACTGCACCTCCATCGCCGCAGTTGTGCTCTTTCAGTCGGTGTTCCACCGCGATTACTGGGCGTCTGGAACATCGCACATCTTAG gCGCTACGGTGTCGTTGATGGAAGATTCTGTTTTGAAGGCGGATCCCACTGTGGCAAGGGGGAGGGGCTACACATCCTAATCTCGGACCAGTCGGCAGACATTTTGCGAGACTTTGATCTTGCTTCTCGGGGACAGCTCTCACCAAAGCGGAGAACAAGTTCGTCGAAAAAAAATGACg GTTTTGAAAGCCCGAAGTCTCAAAAAGCTTTTAGCATGAACGCGCGGGTCGAGTTAAAAACAATAGACAGATCACTTCCTCCGACTGACTTACGCTTGTATGAAGATCCGTGTTGCGGTGAAGAGCCGGGCACTATATCCCCATACTGGCCCTTTACTGAAAGGCACTTTGATGACATGGGGCTGGGAGACACATCCTCGGTCAACGATATGACAGACGGTAATGATCCCGCTCCTTGGAGTGCCAACGGACATGTAATGTTGGAGAGATGTATGAGCTGTATTTCAAAACTCGGCGCTCTTTCAAGATCTTCAACTGCTGCATTGACTCCGGGCGCAAAGCACTTTAATCCCGCTTGGACGATGGAAGAAGTAGACGAATCAAACAAAAATGGCGTGCCGTGTGACAGGGAAAAGGTTCTAGAATCCTTAGCGAATCCTCAAGATGAAAATATATGTCGCTGTGGAGTGGAACAGATTCCGGACCGACCTCCAAAACCCACGAAACTAGACTTAAAATTGACACGAAAACCGCCGATGCCACTGCCCGTCAGATCTTTTAGTCACGCACAATTATCATCAATTCAAGAGAACTCTTCATCTAGTATAGGACCATATGAAAATTATGATGTCCCAAAAATACATTCAGCAGAG GTCGAAGGTGAATATTATGATACACCTAAAAGGCTTAAAGAATGTTTAAATAAcgagttatttaaaatgacaaaaaGTTCTACAATGAATACAATAGTAATGAAAAAGTCATGCGGCTGTTTACTTAAATTTGGGAAAAAACCAAAAACACCAACTGTGGTAGACTCAGACGAAACGTTTCCACAGTCCAGCTGCCCCTGTCAAAAAGTTACAGATTGGGCAAACAACTGGATTAAGTTACCTTACTGCAACAAGAATCCCGAGAACCCAGGAAACTTAGTGTCTTTTAAAGAAACCGTCAAACCTACCATTATTGACAAAAGTGCATTGTACGCCACGATAGATCTCTCTCAAAAGACACGAAGAAAATCTCTTcaatatgaatattgtatcccagataacattgaaaaattcaaaagtttaGAATATAATGAAATCGACGATGGACCACTTGCTAACTacgaaaatttgaattttgctTTATCTTTAGAACATTACGAAAACGCTAAAGAACTATTCAAGAAAGCCGGTGTGACTCAACGTGAACTTGACGCACTGAGCGCTAATCTTAATCGAACTGGTACCGTTAGACCCAAGGAACGAACTACCAAACATGAAATTATGTGTACAAAGTGCGGAAACCCTCAAGAAAAAGAGAACCGTCCCAAAGGGATTTCGCACGATGAATATTTGATGATGGAGCCTAATACTACAGACAGTATCCAGTTCGATCAGGAAAAACCATTGCCATCCGGATATACCCCGATGTCGCCCATAAGTGGTTTTACTTTTCACACTTTAAAGCATCCTGCAAAAAACCCAATCAGTCGATTGCTGGATGAAAAGTCTGCTAGTAACCCCACTCTCTGTGGTTCAGAGGAGATCAGGACCCCGGCTGAAGACGGTGAACAAGTACAGCTTAGAGCGGTCAGAGAGCGTACCGATTGCCGCAAGCGCTCCAGTTCCGCAGACTCCTCTCGTTTCCTTGAGGACGTTAAAGAGTTCGAAGGCAGCCGCGGGTCAACTTCTTCCATCGAAACGCTACGGGACATCGGTGCAGGCGGTACACCCTGCGAATGCGCCGCAAAACACTCGGATGCGGATAGTTCGGAGGCTTCCAAGACTAAGGGTACGGTGATTCCGTCTGGCAGCAACAGGGATTCGTCTAGCTCCAACGATTCCGGGGTTTCATCGTGGTCGCTCCGCGGTGATGCGTGTACGGCGGGCGATTTTGAACTTCCAGTAACGACGGCGGCGGTACGACGGCGGTACCGCTCGGCACGGAGAGCGCACGCTCCACCCCACACGGCCCCGCGCCGCTCGCGCTCCAGCGGCGGGGTGCGCAACTCGCCTCTGCCCTCGCACAAATGCTGCTCTGCTGAGGCTGAAGTGCCAGTTCTTACTAATAAGCCACTACGAG GCGTAGCGGTGACAGACAGCCGCAGTACGTCCAGCGGCACCTCGGACATGTCAGACTACATCGAAACCCTCTCTATTTGCTCTTCACACTCGTCTTCCGACACACCCGTGACCATGAG GGTGGTCCGGCATACAACAAGTACGCTGCGGCCGCGTTCGGGCAAGGAGTATAGCCCGCTGGCTGCGGGGTTGAGGGCCGCCAACCAACCCTACCGACACTAA